One Solanum lycopersicum chromosome 2, SLM_r2.1 genomic region harbors:
- the LOC101245225 gene encoding thioredoxin domain-containing protein PLP3B, which produces MDPDSVKSTLSNLAFGNVMAAAARDYQKEVLAQEKAQASSSVNEDIDLDELMDDPELEKLHADRIAALKKEAEKRQALKRQGHGEYREITEGDFLGEVTGSEKVICHFYHREFYRCKIMDKHLKSLAPIHVDTKFLKLDAENAPFFVTKLGIKTLPCVIFFRNGIASDRLVGFQDLGGKDDFSTKALEGFLLKKGIIKENKKEEEDDDSYDDRNRSVRSSINPDSDSD; this is translated from the exons ATGGATCCAGATTCAGTTAAATCGACTCTCTCTAATTTGGCATTTGGAAATGTAATGGCTGCTGCTGCTCGTGATTACCAGAAG GAAGTGCTGGCTCAAGAAAAAGCGCAAGCATCATCTTCTGTTAATGAAGACATAGATCTTGATGAACTGATGGAT GATCCTGAGCTGGAAAAGTTGCATGCAGATAGGATTGCCGCTCTCAAG AAAGAAGCAGAGAAGCGACAAGCTTTAAAAAGGCAAGGGCATGGAGAATATAGAGAGATTACGGAAGGAGATTTCTTGGGTGAAGTTACTGGTAGTGAGAAAGTGATTTGTCACTTCTATCATCGAGAGTTCTACCGATGCAA GATCATGGATAAGCATTTGAAATCTCTTGCGCCAATACATGTTGATACAAAGTTCTTAAAGTTGGATGCTGAG AATGCTCCTTTTTTTGTTACAAAGCTGGGAATTAAAACTCTACCATGCGTCATCTTTTTCAG GAATGGAATAGCTTCAGATAGGCTGGttggttttcaagatttgggaggAAAAGATGACTTCAGCACAAAGGCTTTGGAGGGTTTTCTGTTAAAGAAAG GAATAATCAAAGAGaacaagaaagaagaagaggatgATGATTCATATGATGATAGAAATAGATCAGTGAGATCGTCAATCAATCCTGATTCTGATTCAGACTGA